Proteins encoded by one window of Arachis hypogaea cultivar Tifrunner chromosome 1, arahy.Tifrunner.gnm2.J5K5, whole genome shotgun sequence:
- the LOC112797741 gene encoding abscisic acid 8'-hydroxylase CYP707A2 translates to MFPFFSNTPLLILLSIAMELTTMLYFLASSFFFFILLFKFFSSPKRGRALPLPPGSMGWPYIGETFQMYSQDPNVFFSTKIKRYGSIFKSHILGCPCVMISSSEAAKFVLNKAQLFKPTFPASKERMLGKQAIFFHQGEYHANLRRLVLRTVMPEAIKNIVKDIESIAVHALQSCQGKPITTFLEFKTYTFNVALLSIFGKDEVKYREDLKKCYYTLEKGYNSMPINIPGTLFHKAMKARKEIAEIVARIMATRREKKEESYNDLLGSFMAEKAGLSDEQITDNIIGVIFAARDTTASVLTWIVKYLGENPTVLQAVTEEQESIVKRKEKNGEEIGLNWEDTKKMPMTSRVIQETLRVASILSFTFREAVEDVEYQGYLIPKGWKVLPLFRNIHHSPDNFKEPEKFDPSRFEVAPKPNSFMPFGNGVHACPGNELAKLEMLVLLHHLTTKYRWTVVGDKNGIQYGPFALPLNGLPLNLYPKYQ, encoded by the exons ATGTTCCCTTTCTTTTCTAACACACCCCTCCTCATTCTTCTCTCAATCGCCATGGAACTCACCACCATGCTTTACTTCCTtgcctcctctttcttcttcttcattcttctcttcaAATTCTTCTCTTCTCCCAAGAGAGGCAGAGCATTGCCACTCCCTCCTGGCTCCATGGGTTGGCCTTACATAGGAGAAACCTTCCAAATGTACTCTCAAGACCCAAATGTCTTCTTTTCCACCAAAATCAAGAG GTATGGTTCTATATTCAAGTCCCACATTTTGGGATGTCCATGTGTTATGATATCAAGCTCAGAAGCTGCAAAATTTGTGCTGAACAAAGCACAATTGTTCAAGCCAACATTCCCAGCCAGCAAAGAGAGGATGTTGGGAAAGCAGGCCATATTCTTCCACCAAGGAGAGTACCATGCCAACCTCAGGAGGCTCGTCCTCCGCACCGTCATGCCCGAAGCCATCAAGAACATCGTCAAGGACATCGAGTCCATTGCCGTCCATGCCCTTCAATCCTGCCAAGGAAAACCCATCACCACTTTCCTCGAATTCAAAACC TACACATTCAACGTTGCACTGCTTTCAATTTTCGGAAAAGACGAGGTTAAGTAcagagaagatttgaaaaagtgcTACTACACTTTGGAGAAAGGATACAACTCAATGCCGATAAATATTCCTGGAACACTGTTCCACAAGGCCATGAAGGCAAGAAAGGAAATCGCTGAGATAGTTGCGAGAATCATGGCAACaaggagagaaaagaaagaagagagttacAATGATTTGCTGGGTTCGTTCATGGCCGAGAAAGCAGGACTCAGCGATGAACAAATAACAGATAACATCATTGGTGTCATTTTCGCTGCTCGTGACACCACTGCCTCTGTGCTGACGTGGATTGTTAAATACCTCGGTGAAAATCCAACTGTACTGCAAGCAGTAACT GAAGAGCAAGAATCTATAGTGAAGAGGAAGGAGAAAAATGGTGAAGAGATAGGATTGAATTGGGAAGATACAAAGAAGATGCCAATGACTTCAAGGGTGATTCAAGAGACTCTAAGGGTTGCTTCAATATTGTCCTTTACTTTCAGAGAAGCAGTTGAAGATGTTGAGTATCAAG GGTATCTTATACCAAAAGGGTGGAAAGTATTGCCACTTTTCAGAAACATACACCATAGCCCTGACAACTTCAAAGAGCCAGAAAAGTTTGATCCTTCAAGATTTGAG gTGGCTCCCAAACCCAATAGCTTCATGCCATTTGGCAATGGGGTTCATGCATGCCCTGGCAATGAATTAGCTAAGTTGGAGATGCTGGTGCTTCTACATCATCTCACCACAAAATACAG GTGGACTGTGGTAGGTGACAAAAATGGGATCCAATATGGCCCTTTTGCCCTTCCCTTAAATGGGTTGCCCCTAAACTTATACCCAAAATATCAATAA